The following proteins are encoded in a genomic region of Natrinema sp. DC36:
- a CDS encoding glutamate-cysteine ligase family protein: MKTSIEVEYWVVDSDGNLTEPGPLADVSSQTEREFVEPLFELKTPPCETVSGLRTKLVTELEDVLSRAAELDKHLVPLGTPINGDEIDRRPDERGCIQKEVIGENFDYAKYCAGTHIHVEKRNVTDQLNALIALDPALALVNSSPYHRGERIANGARAHCYRKKSYAAFPKHGQLWRYVENVGEWHRRLEHCYEEFETAAVAAGVDAAAVEEHFSPDDVVWTPVRLRDSMPTVEWRSPDTALPSQLLRLVDELETVMERLHHTTVRIDGAGGRDGGRRESVDGGIASDSGVPRARPGHVTNEGIALPAFETVRGLAESAIEQGLESAAVADYLERMGFTVGDYHPISTQIDGRQYVTKADARELRLEYASRLEEDVDELSGTDG; encoded by the coding sequence ATGAAAACGAGCATCGAAGTCGAGTACTGGGTCGTCGACAGCGACGGCAACCTCACCGAACCGGGGCCGCTCGCCGACGTGTCGTCACAGACGGAGCGGGAGTTCGTCGAACCGCTGTTCGAACTGAAGACGCCGCCCTGCGAGACGGTCTCGGGGCTCCGCACGAAACTCGTCACGGAACTCGAGGACGTCCTCTCGAGAGCGGCGGAGCTGGACAAGCACCTCGTCCCGCTGGGGACGCCGATCAACGGCGACGAGATCGACCGCCGCCCCGACGAGCGGGGCTGTATCCAGAAGGAAGTGATCGGCGAGAACTTCGACTACGCGAAGTACTGCGCCGGGACCCACATCCACGTCGAGAAGCGAAACGTGACCGACCAGCTCAACGCGCTCATCGCCCTCGACCCGGCGCTCGCGCTGGTCAACTCCTCGCCGTACCATCGGGGCGAACGGATCGCCAACGGGGCCCGTGCCCACTGCTACCGGAAGAAGAGCTACGCGGCGTTCCCGAAACACGGCCAGCTCTGGCGCTACGTCGAGAACGTCGGCGAGTGGCACCGACGGCTCGAGCACTGTTACGAGGAGTTCGAAACGGCGGCCGTCGCGGCGGGCGTCGACGCGGCGGCCGTCGAGGAGCACTTCTCGCCCGACGACGTGGTCTGGACGCCCGTGCGACTGCGCGATTCGATGCCGACCGTCGAGTGGCGCTCGCCCGACACCGCCCTGCCGAGCCAGCTGCTCCGACTGGTCGACGAACTCGAGACGGTGATGGAGCGGCTCCACCACACCACCGTCCGGATCGACGGTGCGGGCGGGAGAGACGGCGGCCGCCGGGAGAGCGTCGACGGCGGAATCGCGAGTGATAGCGGCGTCCCGCGGGCTCGACCCGGCCACGTTACGAACGAGGGGATCGCCCTCCCCGCGTTCGAAACCGTCCGCGGTCTCGCCGAGTCGGCGATCGAGCAGGGGCTCGAGTCGGCGGCCGTCGCGGACTACCTCGAGCGGATGGGGTTCACCGTCGGCGACTATCACCCGATCTCGACGCAGATCGACGGCCGTCAGTACGTGACGAAAGCCGACGCCCGCGAGCTGCGACTCGAGTACGCGAGCCGACTCGAGGAAGACGTCGACGAGCTGAGCGGGACCGACGGTTAG
- a CDS encoding DUF6789 family protein: MSVSDRLRSLSDTEGHTEDVDAHSREEHVADAVARGIQGGFVATLIMTAFRLPLLRSLPPSANFWSQYVAGGDPDDHTIPGLALHLLYGISSGALFGVLFSLYDAGRSIEPEQRGLVWGSVYGMVLSAFGTQVMLKELLDIRLEADELALFHAGHLVYGLSLGAWVGSRTEGVEDPEREYEYDDGN, translated from the coding sequence ATGTCCGTATCCGATCGGTTGCGCTCGCTCTCCGACACGGAGGGTCACACCGAAGACGTCGATGCGCATTCGCGCGAGGAACACGTCGCCGACGCGGTGGCTCGCGGGATCCAGGGCGGTTTCGTCGCGACGCTGATCATGACCGCCTTTCGCCTTCCGCTCTTGCGATCGCTGCCGCCGTCGGCGAACTTCTGGTCGCAGTACGTCGCCGGCGGCGACCCCGACGACCACACGATCCCCGGCCTCGCTCTGCACCTGCTCTACGGAATCAGTTCGGGCGCGCTCTTCGGGGTCCTGTTCTCCCTGTACGACGCCGGCCGGTCGATCGAGCCCGAACAGCGCGGACTCGTCTGGGGCTCGGTCTACGGCATGGTCCTGTCGGCCTTCGGTACACAGGTCATGCTGAAGGAACTGCTCGATATCCGCCTCGAGGCCGACGAACTCGCGCTCTTTCACGCCGGCCACCTCGTCTACGGCCTTTCGCTCGGGGCCTGGGTCGGCTCCCGAACCGAGGGCGTCGAAGATCCGGAACGAGAATACGAGTACGACGACGGCAACTAA
- the larE gene encoding ATP-dependent sacrificial sulfur transferase LarE, whose protein sequence is MTSVEAKLEAARTDLAGRDGVLVAFSGGVDSSVVAALARDALGEDAVACTAKSETLPAAELEDAKRVAGEIGIRHEIVSFSELESDAFVENDDDRCYHCRTMRLGEMLETARELEVGTVCDGTNADDPGAGHRPGLQAVEELDVHSPLLAHDIAKDEVREIADRYDLSVADKPSMACLSSRIPTGLDVTDDRLARIERAEALLRQWGFDQFRVRDHDGLARIEVAPDELERALEREFVETVRAELSKLGFDHVTLDLHGYRTGSVSPGTEDEEPTVEANSSSHN, encoded by the coding sequence ATGACTTCGGTCGAGGCGAAACTCGAGGCCGCGCGCACCGACCTCGCCGGCCGGGACGGGGTCCTCGTGGCCTTCTCCGGCGGAGTCGACTCGAGCGTGGTGGCCGCGCTCGCCCGCGACGCGCTCGGCGAGGACGCCGTCGCCTGCACCGCGAAGAGCGAGACGCTTCCCGCGGCCGAACTAGAGGACGCCAAACGGGTCGCAGGCGAGATCGGTATCCGCCACGAAATCGTCTCCTTCTCCGAACTCGAGAGCGACGCGTTCGTCGAAAACGACGACGATCGCTGCTATCACTGTCGGACGATGCGACTCGGCGAGATGCTCGAGACCGCCCGCGAACTCGAGGTCGGAACGGTCTGTGACGGCACGAACGCGGACGATCCGGGCGCGGGCCATCGGCCCGGACTACAGGCGGTGGAGGAACTCGACGTGCATTCACCGCTGCTGGCCCACGACATCGCGAAGGACGAGGTCCGCGAGATCGCCGACCGCTACGATCTGTCGGTCGCCGACAAGCCCTCGATGGCCTGTCTCTCCTCGCGGATCCCGACCGGTCTCGACGTGACCGACGACCGACTCGCGCGAATCGAACGGGCCGAGGCGCTGCTCCGCCAGTGGGGCTTCGATCAGTTCCGCGTCCGCGACCACGACGGCCTCGCCCGCATCGAGGTCGCACCCGACGAACTCGAGCGCGCCCTGGAACGCGAGTTCGTCGAGACGGTCCGGGCGGAACTCTCGAAGCTGGGATTCGATCACGTCACGCTCGATCTCCACGGCTACCGGACCGGGAGCGTCAGTCCCGGAACCGAAGATGAAGAGCCGACCGTCGAGGCGAACTCCTCGAGCCATAACTGA
- a CDS encoding amphi-Trp domain-containing protein, whose amino-acid sequence MPEEVLFKSESDQSRAEIASLLRRVADNLEDGEAITLKAGSESVTLEPPARPTFEVKAEREGPADAPGELSVEFELEWDEGGEGNEDGGGPLEIE is encoded by the coding sequence ATGCCCGAAGAAGTACTCTTCAAATCCGAAAGCGACCAGAGTCGAGCCGAGATCGCGTCCCTTCTCCGACGCGTCGCGGACAACCTCGAGGACGGCGAGGCGATCACGCTCAAAGCCGGCTCCGAGTCGGTCACGCTCGAGCCGCCTGCTCGTCCCACCTTCGAGGTCAAAGCCGAGCGCGAGGGGCCGGCCGACGCGCCCGGCGAACTGAGCGTCGAGTTCGAACTCGAGTGGGACGAAGGCGGTGAAGGGAATGAGGACGGCGGTGGACCGCTCGAAATCGAATAA
- a CDS encoding ferredoxin--nitrite reductase → MAHKKEELKEGCYGDEVREHILEFAENGGYEAIPEDEHEKWFTRFKFWGLFHQRSGQESYFMMRLTNASGILEPDQLRTIGEVAREYATGPVENPEFGNGWIDLTTRQSVQLHWLKLEDVPEIWEKLESAGVHSRSAGGDTMRNISGCPLHGKAEEFVEAGPLLERFEEELRKDDALANMPRKFNISASGCTVGCAQDSINDIGFEPATKEVGGETVKGFNVRVGGGLGGRQPRAATPLDIFVRPENAYEVGRGFVELYHDYGNRQNRSKNRARFFAEDWGMEKIRETLQAEYVDFEMLSAGEDFREEYTYNAGRPVADGQHDHVGVGDQSDGRNYVGLSVPVGRLPAEDAIELADYADEYGSGEVRLTRRQNPVIVDVADGDLEDLLAEPLLETYPAEPSPFERGAMACTGTEFCSIALTETKGRMARMLRWFNENVELPDDVGTIKMHYSGCTADCGQAMTADIGLQGMRARKDGEMVEAFDIGVGGGIGEEPSFIDWVQQRVPADEAPGAIRNLLQAYAAHRSEGQTFRQWVEATGTEQLVEFCEPEETDFEAPYMADAKQSWYPFAESESAAAAAGEESAAPSDD, encoded by the coding sequence ATGGCGCATAAGAAAGAGGAACTCAAGGAGGGCTGTTACGGGGACGAGGTTCGCGAACACATCCTCGAGTTCGCCGAAAACGGCGGCTACGAGGCGATTCCGGAGGACGAGCACGAGAAGTGGTTCACCCGGTTCAAGTTCTGGGGACTGTTCCACCAGCGCTCCGGGCAGGAATCGTATTTCATGATGCGGCTGACCAACGCCAGCGGCATTCTCGAGCCCGACCAGCTGCGGACGATCGGCGAGGTCGCCCGCGAGTACGCGACGGGTCCCGTCGAAAATCCCGAGTTCGGCAACGGCTGGATCGATCTGACGACCCGCCAGTCCGTCCAGTTGCACTGGCTCAAACTCGAGGACGTGCCCGAAATCTGGGAAAAACTCGAGTCCGCCGGCGTTCACTCCCGCTCGGCGGGCGGCGACACGATGCGCAACATTTCCGGCTGCCCGCTCCACGGGAAGGCCGAAGAGTTCGTCGAGGCCGGTCCCCTGCTCGAGCGCTTCGAGGAGGAGCTTCGCAAGGACGATGCGCTCGCGAACATGCCCCGGAAGTTCAACATCAGCGCGTCGGGCTGTACGGTCGGCTGTGCGCAGGACTCGATCAACGACATCGGGTTCGAGCCGGCGACGAAGGAGGTAGGCGGCGAGACCGTCAAGGGGTTCAACGTCCGTGTCGGCGGCGGGCTCGGCGGCCGCCAGCCCCGCGCCGCGACGCCGCTCGATATCTTCGTTCGACCGGAGAACGCCTACGAGGTCGGCCGCGGCTTCGTCGAACTCTACCACGACTACGGGAACCGCCAGAATCGATCGAAGAACCGCGCTCGGTTCTTCGCCGAGGACTGGGGGATGGAGAAAATTCGGGAGACGCTCCAGGCGGAGTACGTCGACTTCGAAATGCTCAGCGCGGGCGAGGACTTCCGCGAGGAGTACACCTATAACGCCGGTCGCCCGGTCGCGGACGGCCAGCACGACCACGTCGGCGTCGGCGACCAGTCGGACGGGCGGAACTACGTCGGCCTGAGCGTTCCCGTCGGCCGGCTCCCGGCCGAGGACGCCATCGAACTGGCCGACTACGCAGACGAGTACGGCTCCGGCGAGGTCCGCCTGACCCGCCGCCAGAACCCCGTCATCGTCGACGTCGCCGACGGGGATCTCGAGGACCTGCTCGCCGAACCGCTGCTCGAGACGTACCCCGCCGAGCCGAGCCCCTTCGAGCGCGGCGCGATGGCCTGCACGGGAACGGAGTTCTGCTCGATCGCGCTGACCGAGACGAAAGGGCGGATGGCCCGCATGCTGCGCTGGTTCAACGAGAACGTCGAGTTGCCCGACGACGTCGGCACGATCAAGATGCATTACTCCGGCTGTACCGCGGACTGCGGGCAGGCGATGACCGCCGACATCGGCCTGCAAGGGATGCGCGCCCGCAAGGACGGTGAGATGGTCGAGGCCTTCGACATCGGCGTCGGCGGCGGCATCGGCGAGGAGCCCTCGTTCATCGACTGGGTGCAACAGCGTGTGCCGGCCGACGAGGCCCCCGGTGCGATCCGAAACCTGCTCCAGGCCTACGCGGCCCACCGTTCGGAGGGACAGACGTTCCGTCAGTGGGTCGAAGCGACCGGCACCGAACAGCTCGTCGAGTTCTGCGAGCCCGAGGAGACCGACTTCGAGGCACCGTACATGGCCGACGCCAAGCAGTCGTGGTACCCCTTCGCGGAGAGCGAGTCCGCGGCGGCCGCGGCCGGCGAGGAGTCCGCGGCTCCCTCGGACGACTGA
- a CDS encoding MFS transporter — protein MTAKSTSDPASGGTPPIRGSPRRGVASATLGFFVGFAGVVLYGPVATELEGAMGLSGLALGLLVAAPQLTGSLLRIPFGAWVEDVGAAKPFLVLLGGAVVGMAGLSTILVTLGTDGLTMAHYPLVFLFGALSGCGIATFSVGAAQTSYWSPEDRQGTMLAVYAGLGNSSPGIFTLLVPVALAVLGLTGAYLAWFGFLVCGTFVYGVIAVDPPFFQLRKRGLEADAAKRAAETGGQELFPSGDAMASIREAAGIPRTWVLVALFFASFGGFLALTTWFPSYWTAVHDLDLQASGALTAIAFTLLAALIRVPGGVISDRIGGERTAIASFAVVAVAAAVLMAARTVPLAIGATVLLGIGIGVANAAVFGLVPKYVPEAVGGASGLVGGLGAFGGFVIPPILGLFVDLQGTAGYANGFVVFLVLAIASIGLSGGLYRARVVPTPDGPVPSDD, from the coding sequence ATGACCGCGAAATCGACATCCGATCCGGCGAGCGGTGGCACACCCCCGATCCGGGGGAGTCCGCGACGGGGTGTGGCGTCCGCGACGCTCGGCTTCTTCGTCGGCTTCGCCGGCGTGGTGCTCTACGGCCCCGTCGCGACCGAACTCGAGGGGGCGATGGGCCTCTCAGGGCTCGCGCTCGGACTGCTGGTCGCAGCGCCGCAGTTGACCGGCTCGCTCCTTCGCATTCCCTTCGGCGCGTGGGTCGAGGACGTCGGGGCGGCGAAGCCGTTCCTGGTTTTGCTCGGCGGTGCCGTCGTGGGGATGGCCGGCCTGTCGACGATTCTCGTGACCCTCGGGACCGACGGTCTGACGATGGCCCACTATCCGCTCGTCTTCCTGTTCGGCGCGCTTTCGGGCTGCGGGATCGCGACGTTCTCCGTCGGGGCGGCCCAGACGTCGTACTGGTCGCCGGAGGACCGACAGGGAACGATGCTCGCGGTGTACGCGGGTCTGGGCAACAGTTCGCCGGGAATTTTCACGCTCCTCGTCCCCGTCGCGCTCGCCGTGCTCGGCCTGACGGGTGCGTACCTCGCGTGGTTCGGCTTCCTCGTTTGCGGGACGTTCGTCTACGGCGTCATCGCCGTCGACCCCCCGTTCTTCCAGCTCCGGAAGCGGGGGCTCGAGGCCGACGCGGCCAAACGGGCGGCCGAAACGGGTGGTCAGGAGCTGTTCCCGAGCGGGGACGCGATGGCGTCGATCCGCGAGGCGGCCGGCATTCCGCGAACGTGGGTGCTCGTCGCGCTCTTCTTCGCGTCGTTCGGCGGCTTCCTCGCGCTGACGACCTGGTTTCCGTCCTACTGGACGGCCGTCCACGATCTCGACCTGCAGGCGTCGGGTGCCCTCACCGCGATCGCCTTCACGCTACTCGCGGCGCTCATTCGCGTTCCGGGGGGCGTCATCAGTGACCGAATCGGCGGCGAACGGACCGCGATCGCGAGTTTCGCCGTCGTCGCCGTCGCCGCGGCCGTTCTGATGGCGGCGCGGACCGTCCCGCTCGCGATCGGCGCGACGGTCCTGCTCGGTATCGGGATCGGCGTCGCCAACGCGGCGGTGTTCGGGCTCGTCCCGAAGTACGTGCCGGAGGCCGTCGGCGGCGCGTCGGGGCTGGTCGGCGGACTCGGCGCGTTCGGCGGCTTCGTCATCCCGCCGATACTCGGGCTCTTCGTCGATCTGCAGGGGACCGCCGGCTACGCGAACGGTTTCGTCGTCTTCCTCGTCCTCGCGATCGCCTCGATCGGCCTCTCGGGCGGGCTGTACCGCGCTCGAGTGGTGCCGACGCCGGACGGTCCGGTTCCGTCCGACGATTGA
- the nasA gene encoding assimilatory nitrate reductase NasA, whose translation MTDLVPTTCMRCAVGCGHVQQAPDRGYGLGTVRGDPSHPVNRGLACQRGVSETADPGGEWLTRPLVRKDGELVATTIESALERAAEGLGTALEDVGSDSVAVLGSGQQTNEAAYALGKLARGGFGTRYYDANTTLCMASAVTAYYDAFGSDAPPPTYDDIPEAETHVVWGANPSAAHPVMFRWIRQSADEDDSELIVVDPVHSETAEVADHHVPLEPGGDLALARAVLARVIETDRVDEEFVEEATVGFDELRAELPDAAEAAEMAGVSMADVDRLADALEDPALLYWGMGINQSVNGTAAAGALIDLCLATGNLRPGSGPFSLTGQANSMGTRVCSSKGSWPGHRPFADPDHRRAVAETWGVPVSRFPDDTGPGPVGIVDAIGEDVDAVYAVATNPVAGMPDTTHVREKLEDSFLVVQDAFRSETVEYADVVLPAATWGESEGTTTNMERTVSRVRAATETPSGVRTDLALIGDLADRIVPDLFDETPDPESVFDEFAELTAGTPADLSGISYDRLEAERAVRWPAPAPDVSAGYRYYEAGDGGETDSGAPTDESWSFYTQSGRARFSTGEARPLPEPTDESYPFTLTTARRPDAYNTGVRTREDEPPTARVSPATAAAIADELEAPVDGHVGDEPEEGDEEQQYGRVVSRRASVTVSVETDEAIPDGVVWLPIHHPDVNDLTLPDADPRSNEPNFKQCAVRLEPPRERDVRAVAEASA comes from the coding sequence GTGACCGATCTGGTGCCGACAACGTGTATGCGGTGTGCGGTCGGCTGCGGGCACGTCCAGCAGGCTCCCGATCGCGGCTACGGCCTCGGGACCGTCCGCGGCGATCCGAGTCATCCGGTCAACAGGGGACTGGCCTGTCAGCGCGGCGTCAGCGAGACCGCCGATCCGGGCGGCGAGTGGCTCACCAGACCGCTCGTACGCAAGGACGGCGAGCTCGTGGCAACCACCATCGAATCGGCCCTCGAGCGCGCGGCGGAAGGTCTCGGTACCGCGCTGGAAGACGTCGGGAGCGACAGCGTCGCGGTACTGGGGAGCGGGCAGCAGACCAACGAGGCCGCCTACGCGCTGGGCAAGCTCGCCCGCGGCGGCTTCGGAACCCGCTACTACGACGCCAATACGACGCTGTGTATGGCCTCAGCTGTCACCGCCTACTACGACGCGTTCGGCAGTGACGCGCCGCCGCCGACCTACGACGACATCCCCGAGGCCGAGACGCACGTCGTCTGGGGCGCGAATCCGTCGGCCGCCCACCCGGTCATGTTTCGCTGGATCCGCCAGTCCGCCGACGAGGACGACTCCGAACTCATCGTGGTCGACCCCGTCCACAGCGAGACCGCCGAGGTCGCCGATCACCACGTCCCGCTCGAGCCGGGCGGCGACCTCGCGCTGGCTCGAGCCGTTCTCGCTCGAGTCATCGAAACGGACCGCGTCGACGAAGAATTCGTCGAGGAGGCGACGGTCGGCTTCGACGAACTCCGCGCGGAGCTTCCCGACGCGGCCGAGGCCGCCGAGATGGCGGGCGTTTCGATGGCCGACGTCGACCGCCTCGCGGACGCGCTCGAGGATCCCGCACTGCTCTACTGGGGAATGGGCATCAATCAGAGCGTCAACGGGACCGCGGCCGCCGGCGCGCTGATCGATCTTTGTCTCGCGACCGGCAACCTCCGGCCGGGATCGGGACCGTTCTCGCTGACCGGCCAGGCCAACTCGATGGGGACCCGCGTCTGCTCCTCGAAGGGCTCGTGGCCCGGTCACCGCCCGTTCGCGGATCCGGATCACCGTAGAGCGGTCGCCGAGACGTGGGGCGTGCCGGTCTCGCGGTTCCCCGACGACACCGGGCCGGGACCGGTCGGCATCGTCGACGCGATCGGCGAGGACGTCGACGCCGTCTACGCGGTCGCGACCAATCCCGTCGCTGGCATGCCCGACACGACGCACGTCCGCGAGAAACTCGAGGACTCGTTCCTCGTCGTACAGGACGCCTTCCGCAGCGAAACGGTCGAGTACGCCGACGTCGTCCTGCCCGCGGCGACGTGGGGGGAGTCCGAGGGAACGACGACCAACATGGAGCGGACCGTCTCCCGGGTTCGAGCCGCGACGGAGACCCCCTCGGGCGTCCGGACGGACCTCGCGTTGATCGGCGATCTCGCCGATCGCATCGTTCCCGACCTGTTCGACGAGACACCGGATCCCGAATCGGTCTTCGACGAGTTCGCAGAGCTGACAGCCGGCACCCCCGCCGATCTCTCCGGGATCAGTTACGACCGCCTCGAGGCCGAACGCGCGGTTCGCTGGCCGGCACCGGCACCGGACGTGTCGGCGGGCTACCGGTACTACGAGGCCGGGGACGGCGGCGAGACCGATTCCGGCGCCCCGACCGACGAATCGTGGTCGTTCTACACCCAGTCTGGCCGCGCGCGGTTCTCGACGGGCGAGGCCCGGCCGCTTCCCGAGCCGACCGACGAGTCCTATCCGTTCACGCTGACGACCGCGCGCCGTCCGGACGCGTATAATACCGGGGTTCGAACCCGCGAAGACGAACCGCCGACGGCGCGGGTCAGCCCGGCGACGGCCGCCGCGATCGCGGACGAACTCGAGGCCCCCGTCGACGGCCACGTGGGCGACGAGCCCGAGGAGGGAGACGAGGAACAGCAGTACGGCCGCGTGGTCTCTCGACGGGCATCGGTCACCGTCAGCGTCGAGACCGACGAGGCGATCCCGGACGGGGTCGTCTGGCTGCCGATTCACCACCCCGACGTCAACGATCTCACGCTGCCGGACGCCGACCCGCGCTCGAACGAGCCGAACTTCAAGCAGTGTGCGGTCCGCCTCGAGCCGCCGCGGGAACGCGACGTCAGGGCGGTCGCGGAAGCGAGTGCCTGA
- a CDS encoding twin-arginine translocase subunit TatC, with product MSDEPADDRDVESPEESREDPDIEGPDESREDLDERRLAPDDAAESEPGPASDTGSSATAGVESSTLETDGEGVVGDPHAPEQPYPDPDDDIGGLSTPPDDEEMPLADHIEEMVLRLAVVLLFGAGGTAIGLLWASDAIEFIWFNVFPYDAGEVPPPHVYNPLELWLTRIKISSLLGIMIALPAFVYECYLFMRPGLYPNERKYYLAAVPTSVVLGAIGMLFSYVLVLPILFRYFTYYAEGSAEIAYALGETFNLIITLMGFLAIVFQIPLFIMLAIMMGVTTRRWLAQKRLYFWAGFAGLSFMFTLDPTGMAPILVAVTMILLFEGTLFVLKWVGRE from the coding sequence ATGTCGGACGAGCCGGCGGACGATCGCGATGTCGAGTCCCCCGAAGAGTCACGGGAGGACCCCGATATCGAGGGCCCCGACGAGTCACGAGAGGACCTCGACGAGCGACGGCTGGCTCCGGACGATGCCGCCGAATCCGAACCCGGCCCCGCCTCCGATACGGGCTCGTCAGCGACCGCCGGCGTGGAGTCGTCGACCCTCGAGACCGACGGCGAAGGCGTCGTCGGCGATCCGCACGCCCCCGAGCAGCCGTACCCCGATCCCGACGACGATATCGGGGGGCTCTCGACGCCGCCGGACGACGAGGAGATGCCCCTGGCCGATCACATCGAGGAGATGGTGCTTCGGCTGGCGGTCGTGTTGCTGTTCGGGGCCGGCGGGACGGCGATCGGGTTGCTGTGGGCCTCCGACGCGATCGAGTTCATCTGGTTCAACGTCTTCCCCTACGACGCCGGCGAGGTCCCGCCGCCCCACGTCTACAACCCGCTCGAGCTGTGGTTGACCCGGATCAAGATCTCGTCGCTGCTCGGGATCATGATCGCGCTGCCGGCGTTCGTCTACGAGTGTTACCTGTTCATGCGGCCGGGACTGTATCCGAACGAGCGAAAGTACTACCTCGCGGCGGTGCCGACGAGCGTCGTTCTCGGCGCGATCGGGATGCTGTTTTCCTACGTGCTCGTGTTGCCGATCCTCTTTCGGTACTTCACCTACTACGCGGAGGGGAGCGCCGAGATCGCGTACGCGCTGGGCGAGACGTTCAACCTGATCATCACGCTCATGGGCTTCCTCGCGATCGTGTTCCAGATTCCGCTCTTCATCATGCTGGCGATCATGATGGGCGTGACGACCCGCCGCTGGCTGGCCCAGAAGCGGCTGTACTTCTGGGCGGGCTTCGCGGGGCTCTCGTTCATGTTCACGCTCGATCCGACCGGGATGGCTCCCATCCTCGTCGCCGTCACGATGATCCTGCTGTTCGAAGGGACGCTGTTCGTCCTGAAGTGGGTCGGACGCGAGTAG